The Deltaproteobacteria bacterium genome contains a region encoding:
- a CDS encoding LLM class F420-dependent oxidoreductase, with translation MTTPRIRFSIQTPLEGATFEALARHWQAAERLGYDSVWLDDHFYGVITPPSDDSLECWTLMAALARETSTLRFGTLVGCNNYRHPPLIAKMAASVDHISNGRLEFGLGAGWYEREYAAYGYDFPAIGTRLRQLEEALHICKLMWTEERATFAGRHYRVEKAWCNPKPVQQPHPPIMIGGSGEKVLLRIVAQYADRWNFGGSVKEFQTKLPILAAHCRAVGRDFDAIEKSWFGNILIEASEQRLQERLAKRAARLGAAADQLDDSTISGTPEKVIARIKQYTAIGVTHFIGMFGRVDRLGATELFAREVLPAFR, from the coding sequence ATGACGACGCCTCGCATCCGCTTCAGTATCCAAACCCCGCTCGAAGGCGCGACCTTCGAGGCGCTCGCGCGCCACTGGCAAGCGGCCGAACGCCTGGGCTACGACTCGGTCTGGCTCGACGATCATTTCTATGGGGTGATCACGCCACCGTCGGACGATTCGCTCGAGTGCTGGACGTTGATGGCGGCGCTCGCTCGCGAGACCTCGACGCTTCGGTTCGGCACGCTGGTCGGCTGCAACAACTACCGCCATCCGCCGCTGATCGCGAAGATGGCCGCCAGCGTCGACCACATCAGCAACGGCCGTCTGGAATTCGGATTGGGCGCCGGTTGGTATGAGCGGGAGTATGCCGCCTACGGCTACGACTTCCCCGCCATCGGCACGCGCCTACGGCAACTCGAAGAAGCGCTGCACATCTGCAAGCTGATGTGGACTGAAGAGCGCGCGACCTTTGCGGGTCGGCACTACAGGGTTGAAAAAGCCTGGTGCAATCCCAAGCCGGTGCAGCAACCGCATCCACCGATCATGATCGGCGGCAGCGGCGAGAAGGTGTTGCTGCGCATCGTGGCGCAGTACGCCGACCGCTGGAACTTCGGCGGCAGCGTGAAGGAGTTCCAGACCAAACTGCCGATCCTCGCCGCGCATTGCCGCGCGGTCGGTCGTGATTTCGACGCGATCGAGAAGAGTTGGTTCGGCAACATTCTCATCGAAGCGAGCGAGCAGCGGTTGCAAGAGCGCCTGGCCAAGCGCGCGGCGCGGCTCGGCGCCGCCGCCGATCAGTTGGACGACAGCACGATCAGCGGCACGCCCGAAAAAGTGATCGCGCGCATCAAGCAATACACCGCAATCGGTGTCACTCACTTCATCGGCATGTTCGGCCGCGTCGATCGCCTGGGCGCCACCGAGTTGTTCGCCCGCGAGGTGTTGCCGGCGTTTCGCTGA